In Numidum massiliense, a single genomic region encodes these proteins:
- a CDS encoding helix-turn-helix domain-containing protein — MERLVTLVEKEWIGLEHLQVNRLSAKGKLADDDNCGNYTYYGDYTLRKGDTYGKDDVYSADSAYRADGTAGVLSNGTAGDTPNGTTNGTAGDISNGTTNGTATEQQAVGGESASPHNFIAQIKVQGREQERKMLTHILRMVRGNKTAAAKMLGIHRTTLYQKLKKHGIS, encoded by the coding sequence GTGGAAAGATTGGTCACTTTAGTCGAAAAAGAGTGGATCGGCCTCGAGCACCTTCAGGTGAACCGGCTTTCCGCTAAAGGGAAACTCGCCGATGACGATAACTGTGGAAATTATACGTACTACGGAGATTACACGCTCCGAAAGGGAGATACGTACGGCAAGGACGACGTTTACTCCGCTGACAGTGCGTACCGCGCGGACGGCACGGCTGGCGTCCTATCTAACGGCACAGCTGGCGATACACCAAACGGCACAACGAACGGCACAGCTGGCGATATATCAAACGGCACAACGAACGGCACAGCTACAGAGCAGCAGGCGGTTGGTGGCGAGAGCGCTTCCCCTCACAACTTTATTGCGCAAATAAAAGTGCAAGGTCGGGAGCAGGAGCGAAAGATGCTGACACACATTTTGCGGATGGTGCGGGGCAATAAAACAGCAGCGGCGAAAATGTTAGGCATTCACCGCACGACGTTGTATCAAAAACTGAAAAAGCACGGCATCAGTTGA
- a CDS encoding nitronate monooxygenase: MLFPSFTLPSFCLWGIRNAFIEAAKSSGVAPLPFPSQNTITLDIRRAAAAQNVVQYMSLWAGQATQLFNDGLSAEEVIHRIVDEATPMLR; this comes from the coding sequence TTGCTGTTTCCATCGTTCACCCTCCCATCATTTTGCCTATGGGGTATTCGCAACGCATTCATCGAAGCAGCTAAATCGTCTGGCGTTGCACCGCTTCCCTTTCCTTCGCAAAATACGATAACCTTGGATATTCGTCGTGCCGCTGCCGCCCAAAACGTGGTGCAATATATGTCGCTTTGGGCTGGACAGGCGACACAACTGTTCAATGACGGCTTAAGTGCCGAGGAAGTGATCCACCGCATCGTCGACGAAGCGACGCCAATGCTTCGTTAG
- a CDS encoding SAM-dependent methyltransferase, with product MESNNDHQKIDHTDMNPAESRNGDQSNVCCTDNHFDPCRTDATKAIVTIKPDETEAGLNELHQVAPDAKLEQWLDDGLAVIQLPKGFDNLASEWREHPPIFVQHMCPVHLTVSLANRVDDVPNIVQHVQHMHNLLQDRLSFSVQTRMSERFKPPYKRFTVNEAIATNVAQKTGLKLDVKKPEQIVSVVVTEGCAFVGVSLAACNLSDWAGGKRRFAQEKGQISRAEFKLLEAIEVFGISMPSGGWALDLGAAPGGWTRVLRKHNINVVAVDPAKLDRSLVRDGSVHHFRETAQLYFKRDNARTFALIVNDMRLDTKESVALMGEAAERLKEGGFAVVTLKLPKRHSQKTVTQAVAKLERWYNICGVRQLFHNRSEVTVYMQKK from the coding sequence ATGGAAAGTAACAACGACCATCAGAAGATCGATCACACCGACATGAATCCAGCGGAATCGCGCAACGGCGATCAATCGAATGTATGTTGTACCGACAATCACTTTGATCCTTGCCGCACTGATGCAACAAAAGCAATTGTGACGATTAAACCGGACGAGACGGAAGCGGGGTTAAACGAGCTGCACCAAGTGGCACCAGATGCAAAACTAGAACAGTGGCTCGACGACGGGCTCGCAGTGATCCAGCTGCCAAAAGGGTTCGATAATCTCGCGAGCGAATGGCGGGAGCATCCGCCGATTTTCGTACAGCACATGTGTCCGGTGCATCTAACAGTAAGCTTAGCAAACCGCGTAGACGATGTGCCGAATATCGTGCAGCACGTCCAACATATGCACAATTTGTTACAGGATCGCCTGTCGTTTTCCGTACAAACACGGATGAGCGAACGATTTAAACCACCGTACAAAAGGTTTACGGTGAACGAGGCCATCGCCACAAATGTCGCCCAGAAAACCGGCCTCAAACTAGACGTAAAGAAGCCAGAGCAGATCGTTTCTGTCGTGGTGACGGAAGGGTGTGCGTTTGTCGGCGTGTCGCTAGCGGCTTGTAACTTGAGCGATTGGGCGGGAGGCAAACGCCGCTTTGCGCAAGAAAAAGGGCAAATCTCACGTGCCGAATTTAAGTTGCTCGAAGCAATAGAAGTTTTTGGCATCTCGATGCCGAGTGGGGGATGGGCACTCGACTTAGGGGCTGCGCCAGGTGGTTGGACGCGCGTGTTGCGAAAGCACAATATAAATGTCGTCGCGGTCGACCCGGCGAAACTCGACCGCTCCCTTGTACGAGATGGTAGCGTCCACCACTTCAGAGAGACGGCACAGCTCTACTTTAAGCGCGACAACGCCCGGACGTTTGCCCTGATCGTCAATGATATGCGCCTTGATACGAAAGAGTCGGTCGCGTTAATGGGCGAGGCCGCCGAACGGTTAAAAGAGGGCGGCTTCGCCGTCGTGACCTTAAAGTTGCCAAAAAGGCACTCGCAAAAAACAGTCACGCAAGCGGTGGCGAAGCTCGAGCGCTGGTACAATATTTGCGGTGTCAGGCAATTGTTCCACAATCGCTCCGAAGTGACTGTCTATATGCAAAAAAAGTAA